The genomic interval TATATTTTCACGTACTGTCAAAGTATCTAAAACATTATAATCTTGAAATATAAAACCGACATTTTGTTTTCTGAATTGAGAGAGCTGTTTGTTGGACATTCGCGTGATGTCTTGCTTGTTCACTTCAATTGTTCCTCTTGATACATAATCAATTGAACTTAAAACATTTAATAATGTCGTCTTACCTGAACCAGAAGGCCCCATAATTGCTATAAATTCGCCTTCTTCAACTTTGAAATTAATGTCTTTTAAAACTTCAAAGCTTTGTTTTTTATTCCCATATATTTTACTCACATGACTCACATTTAAAATGGACACGATTCCTCACTCCTTCATCAAATTTATATTGTTATTTTATCGAGAATACAATGATTAATCGTGCGTATCATGTGACAAAACGCATGCCTCATGTGACACTTTTGTCACTTTGACATACGCGCAATATTTTCGTTCTGCTTTGGGAAATGAATCGAGACCGTTGTACCTTCACCTACTTCGGAATCAACAGTCACTTGAATACCTAAAGCGTCACGTACAGCATCTACTAAGTAAAGCCCCATTCCCGAAGAAACACGTTGATAGCGCTTATTTTTACCAGTGTAGCCTCTTTTAAATATACGTGGCAAATCGTGTGCAGCTATACCGCTTCCTCTATCTTGAATATGTAAGTGCACTTGCTCATATTTAAATGTCGTATAAATCGAAATATCAGCATGATTAGAGTATTTAATTGCGTTCGATATAATTTGACGAATCACCATCCGAATCCACCGCTTATCCGTATAAACGGTCAATGTGTTTGACACAGATAAATCAAAACCTATCCCTTTTTGTAAACAGAGGTGGCGTGTTTGTTGTATTTCTTCAATCAAAATGCTACGTAATTTAACACTTTCGAAATACATATCGTTAGATTGATGATTAAGTCTCGCTATAAACAACTGTTGATCGAGCATATAATCAATACGGGACCATTCAAACATTAATTGATGTCG from Staphylococcus sp. MI 10-1553 carries:
- a CDS encoding sensor histidine kinase, whose product is MKETRFYQRLETYSEVESLLHRHLAESPFEKVTLDYLQVKIRQLQQSIGEQQHWINLSEQSMTEFIHDIKTPVTALKLLIEKEENSERRHQLMFEWSRIDYMLDQQLFIARLNHQSNDMYFESVKLRSILIEEIQQTRHLCLQKGIGFDLSVSNTLTVYTDKRWIRMVIRQIISNAIKYSNHADISIYTTFKYEQVHLHIQDRGSGIAAHDLPRIFKRGYTGKNKRYQRVSSGMGLYLVDAVRDALGIQVTVDSEVGEGTTVSIHFPKQNENIARMSK